The uncultured Tateyamaria sp. region GACTGCCCTGGCCCAAAGCCGTGGCTGGGCCGCGCGGATGGCAGGGGCGGATGCCGAAAGCCTGGTGTCCCATGTTCGGGACGCAGGGGCCGGCCATACGCTGGTGCATATCCGTGGTCGGCATACCCGGAGTGACGTTGCTGCCCGTTTGGGCGCGTCCGGGCACGCCGTGCGCACCCTTGTTGTATATGATCAGGTGTTGAAAACGCTTACCGCGCAGGCGCAACAGCTTCTTTCGCGGAACAGCCCCACCATAGTTCCCCTTTTTTCGCCCCGCACCGCGATGCAATTTGCCAAGATGGCGCGCAGCCCCACATCCACACAGGTGATCGCGCTCAGCCCCGCAGTGGCCGATGCCGCGGCACCGCTGGAGGTTCATTGTGTGTGTGACCGCCCGGATGCGCCCGCAATGTATGACGCGATGTCCCGCACCATCGCTTCGGGTTGAGGGGCGCGGGGGCGCGGGGTAATGTTTGACGCGGTGTAGTGATCGCATTTGAGAATCGGAAGGGACATTCCTTGGCCAAACGCAAGACTCCGGAAAAGGAACCCCAGGACATTCCGAAGGTTGACGAGACTGAAACGCCAACGCCTGACGTTGACGTCCCGCCGGATGTCGAGGCGACCAAGGATGC contains the following coding sequences:
- a CDS encoding uroporphyrinogen-III synthase — protein: MTRPRAAADRFVAGMPPSLRAQVEPVFSPLLDIVPVTGWHDPDDDAIAIFTSSNGVIHGPESIGRTAYCVGEATTALAQSRGWAARMAGADAESLVSHVRDAGAGHTLVHIRGRHTRSDVAARLGASGHAVRTLVVYDQVLKTLTAQAQQLLSRNSPTIVPLFSPRTAMQFAKMARSPTSTQVIALSPAVADAAAPLEVHCVCDRPDAPAMYDAMSRTIASG